The following are encoded in a window of Solibacillus sp. FSL R7-0668 genomic DNA:
- a CDS encoding phage tail domain-containing protein, whose product MTIIEKMNGERFDLTQYGIPILKVGPVDIVYDSENIKGRAGRNRTTRYYGIRKLQLKILLDAVDETDTIMLRDCLAEILDDAEDFYIYEQVSKGLAFEIPGESSFKKAIDQLQWKPHMYKRWRVERINNDAIEWNWLKGKRVIEFETSDLPFGETPFRSLDLQNNEKSWDIGLLAWGLGFEWDGAMPQYTFASNSFTIKNLGNVKLDPRHMPMKIIIKGVFPSGFTLKNNSTGDTVTFNGSMSASDTFILDGVSYLKNNQHVTGTTNKKLISIKKGDNHFSLTGGTVQSISFDIPFYYL is encoded by the coding sequence ATGACCATCATCGAAAAAATGAACGGGGAGCGTTTTGATTTAACGCAATACGGCATTCCTATTCTTAAAGTCGGGCCAGTTGACATTGTATACGATTCCGAAAATATTAAAGGACGAGCTGGGCGTAATCGAACAACTCGTTATTATGGTATTCGTAAACTGCAGTTAAAAATTCTGTTGGATGCAGTTGATGAAACGGATACCATCATGCTGCGTGATTGCTTAGCCGAAATATTGGACGATGCAGAAGATTTTTATATTTATGAACAGGTTTCGAAAGGGCTTGCTTTCGAAATTCCGGGCGAGAGCTCCTTTAAAAAAGCTATTGACCAATTGCAATGGAAACCACACATGTACAAGCGATGGCGCGTTGAACGTATCAATAACGATGCAATCGAATGGAATTGGTTAAAGGGTAAGCGTGTTATTGAATTTGAAACAAGCGATTTGCCATTTGGTGAAACACCATTTAGAAGTTTAGATTTGCAGAATAATGAAAAGTCGTGGGATATTGGGTTATTGGCATGGGGTCTAGGTTTCGAGTGGGACGGTGCTATGCCACAATATACATTTGCAAGTAATTCATTTACCATAAAAAATTTAGGAAACGTTAAATTAGATCCACGTCATATGCCAATGAAGATTATTATAAAAGGTGTTTTTCCATCTGGCTTCACCTTAAAGAATAATTCCACTGGCGATACCGTTACGTTTAACGGCTCTATGTCTGCTAGTGATACTTTCATTTTGGATGGTGTGAGTTATCTAAAAAACAATCAGCACGTTACTGGCACTACAAACAAAAAATTAATATCCATTAAAAAAGGGGATAATCATTTCTCGTTGACTGGCGGTACTGTCCAATCAATTAGTTTTGATATTCCTTTTTATTATTTGTAA
- a CDS encoding phage tail protein, producing the protein MEERFEAHVGANIREFQRKMREVDREIEQLATGVDVDLELAAGEFHAEMQRVRSEMADLDREDLTVQVDLAWKEFMRDLMEVYAMAENLDDSVIDVEIEAIIGDFRRDLLRVRALAQDLDGTNVDVEVDLDTSAFTRALYMIYARLWTLDAKEILVSVKLKYNEFQNNMARVANQMRNWGEILSTQLSGAMIALLPILSQLISTLVGLIGSLGVMVGVLAGQFLILASALSIAAIGFVGLAAVAIPTIKDLFDETVKLTAEQQRARDAWDGFIDVYDELVVKTESAVLSAFTSAMQGASEILKSLEPMILGVADSAAKLMDSFNRSINTEPIQAIFEAFNEFGPSIFENFTTGIGYLVAGLGSLIAALAPAAAAWTENFNLMMESFAEWSAGLSESEKFQEFISYVQEHMPLISQMFGDLVVGIVEFFSAFSGMASDFMVSLAEIIEGFREWASTLDQNDSFQRFLDFIRESTPAVLDLLKNLWQFLVNLGIAMAPFGAIILDLVNKFLAWMNAMMETHGWFSNLIGIIPVLIGGFMMLMAPVVGLVTLFGKQIVDAITKTNNGFRAVQTAISKLAPHFGVIIDDVMRFIGVVTNLASKALPLLMRGFTLLTGPVGIAIAIITTLITIGIALYKNWDEIWAYAKSIWTKIANFFSTTVAGIYDTVVGWFGDMWDGISGFMGDILKTITDGWNKAASFLESIDLATIGKNIVQGLVNGISSGFEWVKKKVSELANLIPDWLKGPLKIFSPSRTMAAVSKWIPAGVAKGILDNVNLVKEAAKKMSDSVTLDYSKQVNKASSVFKNLMNTMSDAVKATSKKQQADRYEALEKSLSDYKKWTDLTLEEEYGYWQEAAKYLKDGTGAKNKALKNASDIHQQILQEQFNNEISFIDAAREYGMMSLADQIKAYEEYMAQYKLGTEQQVAYEEKLYNAKKTLYEDLKNITSDYLSKVQDIYSKLGDEEQKLRDQYQQTFEARKETLANTWGLFDEVKLTEMITYKDDGSIDKQVDLIGNMRQQVATMSNWMNDIFRLQSFGLDEALLKELQNMGPKAAAEINALANMSSQQLSEYEQLWKTKMDLAGAQATNELASAREDMENEIIKLRENAIVEIEKLKNEMLKEIDEMVNGSVDEFDYLEATLPEIGRKAMQGLIDGFKSMKGSLDSTLQGIVNDVSNSMSGILSGEHFNATTNVPELSFNGNAKINTSLYNENELAQAPVNVSVNQMWDGDSVKTWIDETDATKAKLNIKKRK; encoded by the coding sequence GTGGAAGAACGCTTTGAAGCGCACGTCGGTGCCAATATACGAGAATTTCAACGGAAAATGAGAGAAGTAGACCGTGAAATTGAACAATTGGCAACAGGGGTAGATGTCGATTTAGAATTAGCGGCAGGCGAATTTCATGCAGAAATGCAACGAGTTCGTTCCGAGATGGCTGATTTAGATCGCGAAGATTTAACGGTGCAAGTCGATTTGGCATGGAAAGAATTTATGCGTGATTTGATGGAAGTTTACGCAATGGCGGAAAATCTTGACGATTCGGTTATTGACGTTGAAATTGAAGCAATTATTGGTGATTTCAGACGCGACCTGTTACGTGTCAGAGCACTAGCGCAAGACTTAGACGGAACCAATGTGGATGTAGAGGTAGATTTAGATACAAGTGCATTTACACGTGCTCTCTATATGATCTATGCACGGTTGTGGACACTTGATGCAAAAGAAATTTTAGTTAGTGTCAAATTGAAGTATAACGAGTTTCAAAACAACATGGCTCGTGTTGCTAACCAAATGCGAAACTGGGGAGAAATCCTTTCAACACAATTATCTGGGGCAATGATTGCCTTGCTTCCTATTCTTTCACAGCTTATCAGTACGTTGGTAGGTTTGATTGGTTCGCTAGGTGTAATGGTCGGCGTACTAGCTGGGCAATTTTTAATATTGGCGTCAGCACTTAGTATTGCTGCTATTGGTTTCGTAGGACTAGCAGCAGTTGCCATTCCGACTATCAAAGATTTATTTGACGAGACGGTTAAGCTAACCGCAGAACAGCAACGCGCTCGTGATGCGTGGGACGGCTTTATTGATGTATATGACGAATTGGTCGTTAAAACAGAAAGTGCCGTATTAAGTGCATTTACAAGCGCTATGCAAGGTGCATCGGAAATCTTAAAATCCCTTGAGCCTATGATTTTAGGTGTAGCAGATAGCGCAGCTAAATTAATGGACTCGTTCAATCGCTCGATTAATACAGAGCCAATACAAGCTATCTTTGAAGCCTTTAATGAATTCGGTCCATCTATTTTTGAAAACTTCACTACTGGCATCGGTTACTTGGTAGCGGGATTAGGTTCTTTGATTGCCGCGTTAGCTCCTGCAGCCGCTGCATGGACGGAGAATTTTAACTTGATGATGGAATCCTTTGCTGAATGGTCAGCAGGTTTATCGGAAAGCGAAAAATTCCAAGAATTCATTTCATATGTACAAGAGCATATGCCACTTATCAGCCAAATGTTTGGTGATTTGGTTGTTGGAATTGTTGAGTTTTTCAGTGCATTCAGTGGGATGGCTAGTGATTTTATGGTCAGTCTTGCGGAAATTATAGAGGGTTTTAGAGAATGGGCATCTACATTAGATCAAAACGATTCGTTCCAACGTTTCTTAGATTTCATTCGTGAATCTACGCCTGCTGTATTAGACTTGTTGAAAAACTTATGGCAGTTCCTTGTTAACCTTGGAATCGCAATGGCTCCATTTGGTGCAATTATCTTGGATTTAGTCAATAAATTCTTGGCATGGATGAACGCTATGATGGAAACGCACGGGTGGTTCAGCAATCTTATTGGCATTATCCCTGTACTTATTGGCGGCTTTATGATGTTGATGGCGCCAGTTGTAGGATTAGTTACACTATTCGGAAAGCAAATTGTAGATGCAATCACAAAAACGAATAACGGTTTCCGTGCTGTCCAAACCGCCATTTCTAAATTAGCTCCTCACTTCGGAGTAATTATCGATGATGTGATGCGCTTTATTGGCGTCGTTACCAATCTCGCAAGCAAAGCACTACCTTTGTTAATGCGTGGATTTACGTTACTTACAGGTCCGGTCGGAATTGCTATTGCCATCATTACAACGCTAATTACAATTGGTATCGCACTTTATAAAAACTGGGATGAAATTTGGGCTTATGCTAAATCAATTTGGACTAAAATTGCTAACTTCTTTTCGACTACTGTAGCTGGAATTTATGACACTGTAGTTGGCTGGTTTGGTGATATGTGGGATGGTATTTCCGGTTTCATGGGGGATATCCTCAAAACTATCACCGACGGATGGAATAAAGCCGCTAGTTTCTTAGAGAGTATCGACTTAGCGACTATTGGTAAAAACATCGTTCAAGGTCTTGTTAACGGAATCTCTTCTGGCTTCGAGTGGGTTAAAAAGAAAGTATCTGAACTTGCTAACCTTATACCTGACTGGCTTAAAGGACCGTTGAAAATTTTTAGTCCCTCGCGCACGATGGCAGCCGTGTCAAAATGGATTCCCGCCGGTGTAGCTAAAGGAATTTTAGACAATGTTAACTTAGTAAAAGAAGCAGCTAAAAAGATGTCGGATAGCGTTACGCTAGACTATAGCAAGCAAGTAAATAAAGCATCATCCGTCTTTAAAAACTTAATGAATACCATGTCAGATGCGGTAAAAGCTACGTCCAAAAAGCAACAAGCCGATCGTTACGAAGCCTTAGAAAAATCATTATCCGACTATAAAAAGTGGACAGATTTAACACTTGAAGAGGAGTATGGTTATTGGCAAGAAGCAGCTAAGTATTTAAAAGACGGTACCGGCGCGAAAAATAAAGCCTTGAAAAATGCGAGCGATATTCACCAGCAAATTTTGCAAGAGCAATTCAATAACGAAATCAGCTTTATTGATGCGGCTCGTGAGTACGGCATGATGTCGTTAGCCGACCAGATAAAAGCGTATGAAGAATATATGGCGCAGTATAAACTTGGTACCGAGCAACAAGTCGCGTACGAAGAAAAGTTATACAACGCTAAAAAGACTTTATACGAAGATTTGAAAAATATTACTTCTGACTATTTATCCAAAGTACAGGATATTTACAGTAAGCTAGGTGACGAGGAGCAAAAACTTCGCGATCAGTACCAACAGACGTTCGAAGCTCGTAAAGAAACATTAGCGAACACTTGGGGCTTATTTGATGAGGTTAAACTCACAGAAATGATTACGTATAAAGATGATGGGTCGATTGATAAGCAAGTCGATTTAATTGGCAACATGCGCCAACAAGTCGCTACTATGTCCAATTGGATGAATGACATCTTTAGGTTGCAGTCATTCGGTCTTGATGAGGCTTTGTTAAAAGAGTTGCAGAACATGGGCCCAAAAGCTGCTGCAGAAATTAACGCACTTGCAAATATGTCGTCGCAGCAATTATCCGAATACGAGCAGTTGTGGAAAACGAAAATGGATTTAGCTGGCGCTCAAGCAACAAATGAATTAGCCAGTGCCCGCGAAGACATGGAAAATGAAATTATCAAACTTCGTGAAAATGCAATCGTTGAAATAGAGAAGTTGAAAAATGAAATGCTGAAAGAAATCGATGAAATGGTTAATGGATCGGTTGATGAATTTGATTATCTTGAAGCGACTCTACCTGAAATTGGTCGTAAGGCAATGCAAGGTTTAATTGACGGCTTCAAATCCATGAAAGGCTCGTTAGATTCCACTTTACAAGGAATTGTAAATGATGTGTCTAATTCGATGTCGGGTATCCTTTCGGGCGAGCATTTTAACGCGACTACAAATGTTCCGGAGCTATCGTTTAACGGTAACGCTAAAATAAATACTTCTTTATACAACGAAAATGAACTTGCTCAAGCACCTGTAAATGTATCAGTCAATCAAATGTGGGACGGCGATTCCGTGAAAACATGGATTGATGAAACAGATGCAACTAAAGCAAAACTAAACATTAAAAAAAGGAAGTGA
- a CDS encoding phage tail protein, producing the protein MITVKRGGTEYPVNHIKSARREFAVNDIPELSMIVINRENNPAYPFLNEEEIIVTGDGHEWRIKAESEMSHYKNLNAQHILLDLEGVPFNELLSGNYTPRALLTTIIDGSGFILDLDETGLDSVLLKEFGRKNRWKCLKDAAELLKVEFRVLPGRIIQLRKRLSGDKGKQYRYAYNLKNVTKKSDSIDVVTHVIVNYGEDHGQTATFVSPTASNYARAYYGDIINDERIEDYETARLRAEREFKDIDLSYELDIAQIGNDCELGETIHTIYEPLDDLSITTRILKMKDEWNGEEFILTDATVGNYVFKTSDEMLQDQIKDTENNAKDKIDETKEVINKNMTFKFHETEEKILDQYTTVTTEYNAAISLSARELRTDMSQKVETINTSITAQYNKITAEYNSSISQTAQQIRSEVNASVTSIGKDMQNIRNDVSSVTQTASLIESRVSSHDMTISSQGTRISSAESSITQQANQIQQRVSFTDYTGSRITSLINQDPYAVSISADKINLNGAVIVNGDISGVTNINVQRDITIGNNIYLNPNGGGSKAVIFDGIARLVSDGYNMTLSAPNVKIDTNATIGGSGSTVNIGGNVNFQYANSIQGVARANSSGIGISTSGGILYVQVNGTTIGQVKLT; encoded by the coding sequence TTGATAACCGTAAAACGTGGTGGCACGGAATATCCCGTAAATCATATTAAATCAGCACGGCGCGAGTTTGCTGTGAATGATATTCCCGAGCTTTCGATGATTGTCATTAATCGAGAAAACAATCCAGCTTATCCTTTTTTAAATGAAGAGGAAATTATCGTTACAGGAGACGGGCACGAGTGGCGTATTAAAGCAGAGTCCGAAATGTCGCACTACAAAAATTTGAATGCGCAGCACATCTTATTGGATTTAGAAGGAGTTCCTTTCAATGAGCTATTGAGCGGTAACTATACACCTAGAGCTTTATTAACCACTATTATTGATGGTTCTGGATTTATTCTCGATTTGGATGAAACAGGATTGGATAGCGTGCTATTGAAAGAGTTTGGTCGTAAAAATCGGTGGAAATGTTTAAAAGATGCTGCTGAATTACTGAAGGTGGAATTTAGAGTTTTACCTGGTCGCATTATCCAACTTCGAAAACGTTTGAGTGGCGACAAAGGTAAGCAATATAGATATGCGTACAATCTAAAAAATGTTACCAAAAAATCCGATTCCATCGACGTAGTGACGCACGTTATTGTTAATTACGGAGAAGACCATGGTCAAACTGCTACATTTGTAAGTCCGACAGCAAGTAATTATGCACGTGCCTATTATGGTGACATCATTAATGACGAACGCATTGAGGATTATGAAACAGCCCGTTTGCGTGCCGAGAGGGAATTTAAAGATATTGATTTATCGTACGAATTGGACATTGCGCAAATCGGAAATGATTGCGAGCTGGGCGAAACGATTCATACGATTTACGAACCTTTAGATGATTTATCCATAACAACTCGTATCTTAAAAATGAAAGATGAGTGGAATGGTGAGGAGTTCATTTTAACGGACGCGACTGTAGGAAATTACGTTTTTAAAACGTCTGATGAAATGCTTCAGGACCAAATAAAAGATACCGAGAACAATGCAAAAGACAAAATCGATGAAACGAAAGAAGTCATTAACAAAAATATGACTTTTAAATTTCATGAGACTGAAGAAAAAATATTAGATCAGTACACAACCGTTACTACGGAATACAACGCCGCTATTTCATTGAGTGCTCGTGAATTACGGACAGACATGTCACAAAAAGTTGAGACAATCAATACGTCCATCACAGCACAGTACAACAAAATTACGGCAGAATACAATTCGAGCATTAGCCAAACTGCCCAGCAAATCCGTAGTGAGGTAAATGCAAGTGTGACTAGTATCGGTAAGGACATGCAAAACATTCGTAATGACGTGTCGTCCGTTACACAAACAGCATCATTAATTGAATCTCGTGTAAGTAGCCATGACATGACTATTAGCAGTCAGGGTACCCGCATATCGAGCGCAGAGAGCAGCATTACGCAGCAGGCTAACCAAATTCAGCAGCGCGTCTCCTTCACGGATTATACAGGTAGCCGAATTACGTCATTAATTAACCAGGATCCATATGCCGTTTCCATTTCAGCGGATAAAATTAACTTGAATGGTGCTGTCATTGTAAATGGTGATATATCTGGAGTAACCAATATCAATGTTCAACGAGACATTACGATTGGTAATAATATATATCTAAATCCTAACGGAGGTGGGTCCAAAGCTGTCATATTCGATGGTATCGCACGTCTTGTCAGTGATGGGTATAATATGACTTTAAGTGCTCCTAATGTCAAAATAGATACCAACGCCACTATAGGCGGTAGTGGGTCGACTGTTAATATTGGCGGTAACGTCAACTTCCAATATGCAAATAGTATTCAAGGTGTTGCTCGAGCTAATTCAAGTGGTATCGGTATAAGTACATCGGGTGGTATTTTATATGTACAGGTTAATGGTACAACAATCGGACAAGTAAAATTAACATAA
- a CDS encoding tail assembly chaperone, whose amino-acid sequence MAVLTIKGTEFELKFSIMLDKVLNKFIKDNDDADAKKGKEKLSGGISKVLPQLIEMDVETLAQVFEMANKIAVKDKQFKGNFDDILEAIDNRMNEDDDATKIFAEVFEAIDSSAFSRNELAKFVENMSLVKELRTDELDEQKAELMIKRLNTGYQKITGKTLIETTTD is encoded by the coding sequence ATGGCAGTTTTAACTATTAAAGGTACAGAATTTGAATTGAAGTTTTCGATTATGCTGGATAAAGTCCTTAATAAATTCATTAAAGATAACGATGATGCGGACGCGAAAAAAGGCAAAGAAAAACTATCCGGCGGTATTTCTAAGGTATTGCCGCAGCTGATTGAAATGGACGTTGAAACTTTAGCTCAAGTGTTTGAAATGGCTAATAAAATTGCCGTGAAAGATAAGCAGTTTAAGGGCAATTTTGACGACATTTTAGAAGCCATTGATAATCGAATGAATGAAGATGATGACGCAACAAAAATCTTTGCGGAAGTATTTGAGGCTATCGACAGCTCGGCTTTTTCACGCAACGAGTTAGCGAAATTCGTGGAGAATATGAGTCTCGTAAAAGAGCTGCGTACAGACGAGTTAGACGAGCAAAAAGCGGAGTTAATGATCAAGCGTCTGAACACAGGTTATCAGAAAATTACGGGCAAAACGCTAATCGAAACGACAACCGATTAA
- a CDS encoding DUF2829 domain-containing protein has protein sequence METVEYELCEKCEQAMVDAGVVGLTTEEMKEQQAEFDFGMAISFLKEGEKVARKGWNGKGMWIYLVRGTNIPKSNLRNEAALQIADSPLETVQINSHIDMKAADGSIVIGWLASQTDMLAEDWVLV, from the coding sequence ATGGAAACAGTAGAATACGAATTATGCGAAAAATGTGAGCAAGCAATGGTTGATGCAGGTGTTGTCGGATTAACAACGGAAGAAATGAAGGAGCAGCAAGCTGAATTCGATTTCGGTATGGCGATTAGTTTCCTGAAAGAAGGAGAAAAGGTGGCACGTAAAGGATGGAACGGTAAAGGTATGTGGATTTACCTGGTGCGTGGTACCAATATTCCAAAGAGCAATTTACGTAATGAAGCTGCATTACAAATTGCTGATTCACCACTAGAGACCGTTCAAATTAACTCACACATCGACATGAAAGCAGCTGATGGATCAATCGTAATTGGTTGGTTGGCATCTCAAACAGATATGCTTGCAGAGGATTGGGTGCTAGTTTAA
- a CDS encoding phage holin family protein, translated as MESKLALISGVIGAIISYMFDLMGVAVSILILFMLVDYITGLVAAGINRELNSRIGLHGFARKLYILVLIGMVYALEFAALHYTEFDIFGGAIGDGAAWAYIAIEFISITENGVKMGAPMPPFVKNLLKIIKDKTGLNEEGAN; from the coding sequence ATGGAAAGTAAATTAGCATTAATCAGTGGAGTAATAGGGGCAATTATATCGTATATGTTTGATCTAATGGGGGTAGCGGTGTCTATCCTCATTTTATTTATGCTTGTGGATTACATCACAGGCTTAGTCGCAGCTGGCATCAATCGAGAGCTTAATAGCCGTATTGGGCTGCACGGCTTTGCACGTAAATTATATATACTAGTTTTAATCGGGATGGTATATGCGCTTGAGTTTGCAGCATTACACTATACAGAGTTTGATATTTTTGGCGGTGCAATTGGTGACGGCGCTGCATGGGCATACATTGCAATTGAGTTTATTTCAATCACAGAGAATGGCGTTAAAATGGGTGCGCCAATGCCGCCATTTGTTAAAAATCTATTAAAAATCATTAAGGATAAAACAGGATTAAATGAGGAGGGTGCAAATTGA
- a CDS encoding gp53-like domain-containing protein — translation MVEKYPLHDIDSPLDREERLKVLENWHRITRYFNAVQGQIKILAGGEEIDEVLARIEEAITNAENATSDATTATGKINSALAQLDILISNTNASAQRAETAADDADQMNQILNNLKTELLALQTNLNGIVQAESQRVTNEGQRVSAEAERRTEEITRRENEAARVLKEQARETAEQNRATAESAREAAEQTRQQKLAELLVVLDQLDFKGEYNPAGIYLPFNVVRFGRASYVALQEVSGVQPSDDGVNWRLLAAGGIDGSGAVSTVNGIEPDELGNVQLIIDYINNLTSDRTDAGLSAAAGKVLKTLIDNHIGAGDNPHQVTAEQLALGNVQNFGVATQAEAEAGATNDKYMTPQRAKQSFDKNITTFSDSLEQVKTDLTTHLDEFVQNLSGNGYQKLPNGLILQWLTIPAGFTTNAGGAYTTFLPVSFTQQSLVVFAQSNSINYTSEERVIGASFNPTTPLSTIGIYTNNEGAKVYPHDVMIFALGV, via the coding sequence ATGGTGGAAAAATATCCATTGCATGATATCGATTCACCTCTTGATCGAGAAGAGCGATTGAAAGTGCTTGAAAACTGGCATCGGATTACGCGGTATTTTAATGCGGTGCAAGGACAAATTAAAATCTTAGCTGGTGGCGAAGAAATCGATGAAGTATTGGCGAGAATTGAAGAAGCCATAACGAATGCAGAAAATGCTACGTCAGATGCTACAACAGCAACAGGCAAGATTAATTCCGCATTGGCGCAATTAGATATTTTAATTTCAAATACAAATGCATCAGCGCAACGAGCAGAAACAGCTGCAGACGATGCTGACCAAATGAATCAGATTTTAAATAATTTAAAAACGGAATTACTAGCACTACAAACCAATTTAAACGGAATTGTACAAGCGGAAAGCCAACGAGTAACAAACGAAGGTCAACGGGTGTCAGCTGAGGCGGAACGTAGAACAGAAGAAATTACTCGCAGAGAAAATGAAGCGGCTCGTGTATTAAAAGAGCAAGCTCGAGAAACAGCTGAACAAAATCGAGCAACAGCGGAAAGTGCACGAGAAGCAGCCGAACAGACTCGTCAGCAAAAGTTAGCGGAGTTACTTGTGGTGCTTGATCAGTTAGATTTCAAGGGGGAGTACAATCCCGCTGGCATTTATTTGCCTTTTAATGTTGTCCGCTTTGGGCGCGCATCTTATGTAGCATTGCAGGAAGTATCAGGCGTACAACCATCTGATGACGGAGTGAACTGGCGATTACTAGCAGCTGGTGGAATTGACGGGTCCGGTGCTGTTAGTACGGTTAACGGAATTGAGCCGGATGAATTAGGTAATGTGCAGCTCATTATTGATTATATAAATAATTTAACAAGCGACCGGACAGATGCAGGTTTATCCGCTGCTGCTGGTAAAGTATTAAAAACACTTATAGATAACCATATTGGAGCGGGTGACAACCCTCACCAAGTTACAGCTGAGCAGTTAGCGCTAGGTAATGTACAAAACTTTGGAGTGGCCACACAAGCGGAGGCGGAAGCTGGCGCCACAAATGATAAGTACATGACGCCTCAAAGAGCAAAGCAATCATTTGATAAAAATATAACAACTTTCTCTGATTCACTTGAGCAAGTTAAGACCGACCTTACTACGCATTTGGACGAATTCGTACAGAATTTAAGCGGTAACGGATATCAAAAATTACCTAACGGTCTGATTTTGCAATGGTTGACTATACCGGCTGGATTTACAACTAATGCAGGTGGTGCTTATACAACCTTCTTACCCGTGTCGTTTACGCAACAATCTTTAGTGGTTTTTGCTCAAAGTAATTCCATTAATTATACTAGTGAAGAACGTGTGATTGGTGCGAGCTTCAATCCCACGACTCCATTGTCTACTATCGGAATTTATACAAATAACGAAGGTGCAAAAGTCTATCCACACGATGTCATGATTTTTGCGTTAGGGGTGTAA
- a CDS encoding peptidoglycan recognition protein family protein: protein MSYTFKRVLLPANKHKIKCPYAMTPQYITVHNTANDASAANEAAYHNRNDNQVSYHVAIDDKEAIQCIPFDRNAWHCGDGQGDGNRKSIGIEICYSKSGGSRYVAAEENAVQYIAKLLHQYGWGIDRVKQHYEWSKKNCPHRIRDEKRWGSFKQRIQDALNKLKSDKEETPIAKEAYEKDAAPAAWAKEAVEWAKANGVSDGTYLKRPATREEVIVMIHNMVNR from the coding sequence TTGAGTTACACATTCAAACGAGTTTTGTTGCCTGCTAACAAGCACAAAATTAAATGTCCATACGCAATGACACCGCAATATATTACGGTCCACAATACGGCGAATGATGCTTCTGCTGCTAACGAGGCTGCATATCATAATCGCAATGACAACCAGGTATCGTATCATGTGGCTATTGATGACAAAGAGGCTATTCAGTGTATCCCATTTGACCGTAATGCCTGGCATTGTGGCGATGGACAAGGTGATGGCAACCGCAAATCAATTGGTATCGAAATTTGCTACAGTAAAAGTGGTGGAAGTCGGTACGTAGCGGCGGAAGAAAATGCGGTGCAATATATCGCTAAATTACTTCATCAATATGGATGGGGTATTGATCGCGTAAAGCAGCATTATGAATGGAGCAAGAAAAATTGCCCTCACCGTATTCGAGATGAGAAACGATGGGGTTCATTTAAACAACGAATACAAGATGCTTTGAATAAATTAAAAAGTGATAAGGAGGAAACACCAATAGCAAAAGAAGCTTACGAAAAAGATGCAGCACCAGCAGCGTGGGCAAAGGAAGCGGTTGAATGGGCAAAAGCGAATGGCGTATCGGATGGTACGTATTTAAAGCGCCCAGCTACTCGTGAGGAAGTTATTGTGATGATTCATAATATGGTTAATAGATAA
- a CDS encoding phage major tail protein, TP901-1 family translates to MGKKILLIQAVDNVLGADALVPGLQRDLEHSMSRSNSTEGSKMGSFTQIGTLAETISASFLFKKGDEGQEELRRAMEKGLEVKIWIVDTEKNADDKYDASFGYAVLGELSFTYPYEGVEEISSELAIQIKMVKGQFDTLPDGLEEFAEFGFESPGEYTGDHLNRKKAEAPPGP, encoded by the coding sequence TTGGGTAAAAAAATCTTATTAATCCAAGCGGTAGACAATGTACTGGGTGCAGATGCTTTGGTGCCCGGTTTACAACGTGATTTAGAGCATTCAATGAGCCGTTCGAATTCAACAGAAGGCTCTAAAATGGGGTCGTTTACACAAATCGGTACTTTAGCTGAAACAATTTCAGCGTCATTTTTATTTAAGAAAGGTGACGAGGGACAAGAAGAATTACGCCGTGCTATGGAAAAAGGGCTTGAGGTGAAAATTTGGATTGTCGATACAGAGAAAAACGCTGACGACAAGTACGATGCATCATTCGGCTATGCGGTGCTTGGGGAGCTTTCTTTCACTTATCCTTATGAGGGCGTTGAAGAAATCTCATCTGAATTAGCTATTCAAATAAAGATGGTTAAAGGTCAATTTGATACATTGCCCGATGGTCTTGAAGAGTTCGCTGAGTTTGGATTTGAGTCACCAGGTGAATACACTGGCGACCATTTAAATCGTAAAAAGGCCGAAGCACCACCAGGACCGTAA